In Arthrobacter sp. MN05-02, one genomic interval encodes:
- a CDS encoding DNA-binding response regulator produces the protein MDSTASSTAPTGIPSAADTPPPIRIAIVDDQHLVRSGFAMLINSQPDLEVVAEAANGEEAVRALSTTRADVVLMDVRMPGMDGIEATRRILAEHVRRAPAASGGDEGPRIVVLTTFDLDEYALSAIHAGASGFLLKDAPPEELLEAVRTVHRGDAVIAPSTTRRLLDHVAPLLRRPSATQDAHAAAVARLTAREREVFELIAQGLSNPEIALKLFLSEATVKTHVGHILAKLEARDRVQAVVMAYETGIVRP, from the coding sequence GTGGACAGCACCGCCAGCAGCACCGCCCCGACCGGCATCCCGTCGGCCGCCGACACCCCGCCTCCGATCCGCATCGCGATCGTGGACGACCAGCACCTGGTGCGGAGCGGCTTCGCCATGCTGATCAATTCGCAGCCCGACCTCGAGGTGGTCGCCGAGGCCGCGAACGGGGAGGAGGCGGTGAGGGCCCTCTCGACCACGCGCGCCGACGTCGTCCTGATGGACGTGCGCATGCCGGGCATGGACGGCATCGAGGCCACGCGCCGCATCCTCGCCGAGCACGTCCGCCGCGCACCCGCCGCGTCCGGCGGGGACGAGGGCCCGCGCATCGTGGTCCTGACGACCTTCGACCTCGACGAGTACGCCCTGTCCGCGATCCACGCCGGGGCGAGCGGTTTCCTGCTCAAGGACGCCCCACCCGAGGAACTGCTCGAGGCGGTCCGGACCGTGCACCGGGGGGACGCCGTCATCGCCCCGTCCACCACGCGCCGGCTGCTCGACCACGTGGCGCCGCTCCTGCGCCGGCCCTCGGCCACGCAGGACGCGCATGCCGCCGCGGTGGCGCGGCTGACGGCCCGCGAGCGCGAGGTGTTCGAGCTCATCGCCCAGGGGCTCTCCAACCCGGAGATCGCCCTGAAGCTGTTCCTCTCCGAGGCCACGGTGAAGACGCACGTGGGCCACATCCTCGCCAAGCTCGAGGCACGGGACCGCGTCCAGGCCGTCGTCATGGCCTACGAGACGGGGATCGTCCGCCCCTGA